aaatttatgactgCGTCTTGGAAGGACGGCCGCTGATTTAAAGAGCCtagtgagaggacgggttgttttccTAGCGGTTACTTACGCATACGATACCTATGAATAAACTCTGGCTTCCTGGTTGCCTGACAGCCCTTTAGCTCTGCTAAACTCTCCGTTGCCTGACAGCTGGGCGGGCAACActtcgtattcgtagtcctgaggttccgggttcgatctccagtggaggcggagaaaatgggcaaaatgtttctttcatcctgatgcccctgttacctagcagtaaataggtaggtacctgggagttagacagctgctacgagctgcttcctggggggggggggtcgaggaccgggccgcggggacactaagccccgaaatcatctcaagataaccccaagataacttcctgtgccccgacacaatgaattattattacgaTTAATGCTGGAATCATTTATTTAAATTCAACACGACACATACTGACGGATAGTACAGAGAATGAAGTGCTTAGAATAAAATTATACTTCTGCAAGAAAGTATTTTGCAGCAACAGAAAAAGTTACTAGCTTGACTGATAGcgtaaggaggaaggaggaacaaATTAAGAATTTAGTAAAAGGAAATGAGACATGGAAATAAGACAGGCCTTTCTCCTTGTCTCATTGAAATatctgtcttcccttcatcctatactgctgtacCAGTCTTTGCACTCTTGTtctaatcctcataattttacaTTTGGCTGGattaaactctagcagccatttatcAGGCCCCTTCTGGAGTATCCAAATCCGTTTTCACTGCATCACAGTCTATTCCTGCACCgactcttctcattagttttgcatcatctgcaaacatttatATGAAGGAACCAATTTTCTCTGTCAAGTCACTTCCTCATGTTAGTGTGGCAACAATACTAGGAGTAATTTTGTTGTTCCAAGTTCTTAGAGGTTCTATTGCAGGAAATTAAATGTTCTGTTAATTCCACATAACTTATCCCTTAGAATTCCACATTCTAAAAGGTTCTCCAATAATCCTATGTGCACTATTTGCACTTTATACTTGTTCCCAAAGATTTACAGGAATCACTAAGAACAGCTGAAGTAATCAGCAAAATGATGACCAAGTCAGGTATAGGGTGGAATACAAGCCGTCTAGAATGTAGCGTCGTCAGTTTATCTTCAATAATGATTCAGTGACAGATGCTGTGGATATACCGCGAATCTTCTCCAATGCCATCGACAATCACCAGCAGACGATGCAACTCTCTCTTCAGACACTACAGCCAAGCTACAGAGCAGACAACAATTCCAGTTATACTCGAGCTACCCGCTCTCATCTCGCATTCCAGTTCTCCGATCCCGCCGGCATTCAAGGTCTCTAGCTCCCTCCTCGCTCAAGTTCTCGGCCCCAGGCCTCGCACAGATATCCTCGTCTGAGCTATCACGTCACGTCATTACATTTCCAACATCCAAATGCTGTAATCTAGACTAAATTAAATAAGGGGAATAAACCATGCTTTTTGAACATCACCCAAATTCGTATATGTTAGAATGAGTCCTAGAAACTACCCTGGTGGTACTTCATTCGTAACCTCTTTCCAATCTGATGTCTCTACTCACAATGTAACCTTTTTGCTTCCAGAGATTCTCTCTAACCCACCTTTGGACTCTTTCAGATACACCAACTTGCTTTCCTAGTTTCAATAATAGTCTTTGTTGCAGGACCGTATCGAATACCTTCTGACCGTCGatgaatatgcagtctacccatcaCACACTCTTATGATTTATGTCATCTTGTAGAACTCCAGAAAGTGTGCCACACAGGATTTTTCCTTTAGTAAAACCGTGCTGGCGCACTGCGACAAATTTGATCTGTTCTAAATGTTTATCTCTCTAGCAACTAACTTCAGGGGATTCTTGTtagtgatactggtctgtagtttaATGGGTTCTGTCTTCCTTCTTTCTTGCAGATTGGAACCTCATTAGTCATTTTCCAGCAGCCGTGTATGTGTTTTACTAATCAACCgttattcattgtgtcgggggacatgcAGCCAGTGTTCATACAAGTTAGGCTGATATAGAGGTCCTCCCCCACCCTTGCCaatgtcgaattactgaccccacaaccatctgactaactcctgagtacccatttactgctaggtgaacagagcattaggtgataggaaatgtgtcCAACCATTTTTGCTTCGCCTGGGATTCTAAACCTGAATTCTCgattatgcaacccgtcctcataaacacacgtCCAATCTATGCACCCGCCAAATCCTGTTTTTTAACGAAAACGGCTCACAACttgatgcaacccgtcctcgactgaagtccattccatccaccggtcgaccccacagacgcattcataaattttaacatggtgtttattcaaaacgggacttttctcaaatataaattaatattataatatattagcatattgtgcatatatataggcataggttaggtgtttagattctgttggcgattatttgtagtacgtgagtgaagcatttacagcgttgtggttcgaacgaaATTCGTCATtgaagcacttgtttcggaagtgttcgaacgtcatcagttgtgtgtaaaccgtttttcattcataaacagggggtttggcgggcgcATGgagtcacttttggatctttgtttggaggacgggctgtttcgctgacgacttttatttgaaccacaatgctgtaaatgcagcCCCtcttcataaacaaaggccaaaattGGTTCCGTGCATccgccaaactccctgtttatgaatgaaaaacggtttgcacacgactcacaactgatgacgttcaaacacttccggaacaagtgcttcactgacgaattttgttcggacCTCAACGCTgttaatgcttcacccacgtaccacaaatacaaatagtcgccaacagaacctaaacacctaacctaaccaatatgtaaatatgcacagtatatttttttattttatttatatatacaagagttcttacattcttgtaaagtcacttacACCAATAGAGCTTCGGGGAGGTCCTTAATTCTAATTTTTTtccagaatacgacccgccaaatcgtttaacaaccaagtacccaatgactgctgggtgaatgaagattgatgattgatgaagattaagccatccaaaagatggcacgggcatgaatagcccgtaagtggtggctcttttgagccattaccagtatcgagagctgttactggagatctgtggaggtgcgaatgcaccctgcatgacgggagatgtctcccttgtgaatgtgttaagatgaagatgaagccacccaaaaggtggcacgggcatgaatagcccgtaagtggtggcccttttgagccatcactagtatcaatagatgatactagagatctgtggaggtgcgactccaccctgcgtgacgggagatgtctaccGTCGGGTGAATGAACAGATGCgtatagttaaggattggcgcccagtcaattctCCCCGCCCAGAATACGAAGCCAGGCCAAAGAGCTCGGGAAGCGCTAGGgtagtgctttaccactgcgccacggggactacaTGTGCAtgtctaatatataacaatattaatttttatttgagaaaattcctattttgaatgaacagcacttAAAATTGTTGACTGCGTCTTTGGGTTTGACCTCTGGATGGAATGGACGtggtctgaggacaggttggattgTACGAACCCTACTACTACCGGGACCCCAAATTTACTATTTACTTACATTAAAATTaattatttgtgcctgcaaggtCGAGCTGATAGCTccagaccccgcctttctagccgttgCTAATATTGCTTTTTATTTTGCTATgcctaataataaataaattattttatatgtAATGTGAATTTTATAACAGTGAACGCTATATAatattaccgtatatataatataaattaagCAGGTGGGAGGTTTGGCGACAGTGTAGCTGGAATGACTCCCATATGTAGCGGTTTTCCCATAGAGTTGGCAGCACTGACTCTCTCTCCTCCGCGTCGACTCCTACCATTTTACCGAATTTGTTTAAATTAAAGTAGAGCCTTTCAGACAATAATATGTACAATTATAAAGTGTCTAGAAATCGTATTTACATATTTTAATGTTAAATATATCATATTAAAGGCTAAAGATCATTAGTAGACGAGTAGGATAATATCGGAGCTTGAGTGCACATCAGTCAGAAACCTGCGGGTGCGCAAAGAGGTCGTGTACGCCGTCTCCTCCATACCGGCCCAAATGTTTCTTAAAAAGAGATAACTAGTCGCCCAGAAGGTGAGCCATTGCTATATTATTACCCCGAGGATGAGTGTAGGTGCAGCAAGGGGCGCGTGGAGGTAAGTTGTAGGGTAGTAAATGTGTTGAGGTGTTGGGGTTTCCCGTGAGGGTGATGACGCAGCTGTGAGGAGCAGCTTCCGCCTCCCCCCCAGTGGCCACTCCACGCTCTTCCCGTCATTGTTTGTCTGCTCCGCGccctcacctctctccccccGCTGCCGCCCCCATGGTTACTGCTCCAGTGTGGGTATAGATGGTTGTGGAGCGTTGGAGCGGCCCGGGTAAGTTGAGGGGTGAAGTGTGTTAAGGCGAGTTAAAGTTATATGTGGGTGAGGCGTGCGGGAGGTGAAGCACCGGTTGGGGCAGGCGCGCGCTCCTCCCCCGGGCCTTTGTTGTTGGACCCACGCCACACTCCCCGACCCACGCtacacctccacccacctcccCCCACGCCCACCTCCTCTCTCCCCACGCCCACCTCTCACGCCCACCTCCCCACGCCCACTACCGCCCCCCCGGAGCCTGGTCCCCGCCCGCCCTGAAGAAGCAGGGCGTGGGTGGCCATACTTGTCAGTGCTGGCCAAAGTTGCACCGTTATATTGATTTTTGCACAGGTATCTTTTGTGGCAATGTCGCAAGCTGCTGCTTGAATGAGTGGAATCTGTTTCAGGTCTCTTTGAGTAAGTTTGTGATGTGAAATACCCGAGGCTTGGTAAGTTGTCTTCACTTGTTTAGCTAGAATAATTCTACTAAAGCTTCTTATTTATTTTTcagaattatatataataattatataaaatttgaTTCTGGAAAGAAATCTTCAGGAAATGCATGAAAATTTTGTATCATGAAGATAAGCCTCAAATTTGGGTTAGAAGCTTAAAGAAACCTgtgtaaatccccccccccccccaataaagACTATATTTTAGCTATCATTTGTGGGGTCAAACGCACAGGTAATGCTCGACTACCAAATATAATAGTAGTGATTTAGACAGTAATAGTGAGATAGGAAGAGAGATGTCAGTGCATCACACTCCTAGAGAGTATATGTAAAAACTGAACAAAAAGATTTTTAAGTGAGGGTTTGGATATAGAGTAGCAATAACATTACTCAACATGGGCCATTCAAAACCTCTCAAATAATGTGAAATCACAATATTAGCAAACTCACTTAAATTTTTTTGAGGGAGGTTGAATGTGTTGCTTTATACTGTATGAAAATGGTATggcacctggggggggggttataaaaATATGCAATGCCCTTATGTAGGGCAGAGGTTGTTGCTTGTTAATTCATTAGAAGTTGCCATTTATGTGGTTTGTAGGGCATAATTTACTGTTCAAAGGTAATTAAATGTATTTGTAGAAAAACCACAAAGTGGGACACATTAAAAACTGAATTATGGATGAGTAAATctaatagctatatatatatatataaaaatgtatataaattgtTTCCCATCAATGGACAAATTAGATGAAACAGCTGCACTGTATGAAAGAGCATTAACCATTAAAATGTGTCATACATTGATGATTCCATACATTGTTGCTTCCAGTTGTCCTAGTTTTCATAAAAATGATGTAATATGGCTGTAATGTCTTATTTGGATACAGCGGAGTTAACCATACCCATGTAACAAAAATTCTGGAATGTTTAATTGCTTACTACAGTATATGAGTGTATCATGTACTAGCATCATGCAGTTATCAAATCACAATTTAGTTTCTCGCTGATGCTTGAATCTAATTCTGGATGGCGTTTGTGATGGAttgtggtatcgcagctatactgaaccaagatggtatggctctccctcacataaataataaaaaaaaatgttgctATTGGCCCTTGCAGTGTGTAAATTGCAGGTGGAaaaatgaaaatcatcaaataaataattaaaacaatttaccgaaatattaatgaacaaaaatgGCACCTGAAAACACTGCAAAGGTGGACAAGATATGAAAATTTATACAAAAACTAAGAAATTCAACGAATACAAAGCATGAAGATAAACTGGTGTACTGAAGActgctaccataccaccatggcatcagacaCACGGTGTTGACTGAAGGCAGATGACAGGTGAGAGAGACCAAGGTGCTCCAAGAGCACTAAGAgagagactggctctccagggaggtggtgccctttatatagtccggtGGTGATGACTCATCCGATGTCAACacaaggtggacatctggtcaactagcaaactgctcgtttgtgactggcggtgcctttgtgttgagctgcaccactgctagttgaaggcggctaactgcttgtttgtgaagGCAAGCTACTGGTTAGCAGAGGCGCCCAGCTTGCCTCTTGAGTCATACCAGGCtttgccaggccctggggggtacggagaggtggcaggactgatgaccaaTCTGGGCTGGTTTAGAGGTAGACTTCCAGTGCAAAGGCATTGAAGGTgaggggaaaaggcagttccactgctatgcaggggattcacaaGACACGTTACGAGACTAGTACTATTGAAGTGGGTTGCAAGACTCCATCTGAGTTCTTCACTTTTGTAAAGCCTGGCACGCATATTGTTTCaggcaggttcttaatcctaattttttcccCGGAATATGACCTGCCAaactgtttaacaaccaggtataatttatatataatataggtgTGCATATACCTATTCTCCTGTGTGTAATAATGGGTGTACGTAGGCCTATCACTTTGTAGGATTTTGCTGTTTTCTGGCCACCTTTGCTTGACACCTTGCctatttgaatatggcagaagggcTTTAGTGTCAATGAAGGAAATATGTAGATTGCCAGATTAGCTGTGCATGTCGAGCCTTTCTCAAGATtgggggcttggggagtagaactcgacTCCATCAAGGTATGTTCTTGGTCCGACTCATTGAGGTGGGGTTTCACTGTGGTTGGGCCTCTCAGGTAAACCTTTTTAAGATCGTGATCCAGTTTATTGCGAGAAGCCTCAGAACAACACCTAGGCAGGGGAATTCTTATAAGATCCATCATTTAATTTGTTTAAGTCTTTACATATGATATAATTATCCACGAGTGTTTCTCCATATACCTAGTCATATAACATTGTCTCGTACTAAATTTTTTTTATCTTACTATGTGAACCTAACTCATTTAATACTTAAGGGACTGAATTCTGAGAGGTTAGAAATGAGGGTGAAGTCTAGTCAGATACTCTTGGTAATGTCCATCATATGATAGTTTAACCCCTGGGCAGTGCTTGTGTGATTATTGCCTGCAACACCGCCAGATGCaagattttttttcttttaagaTTGTTAAAATGTTTTTCATGATCAtggggaaaataataataaaatcgtaGGCGACACATTTTTGCTGcaatagggcgaggaagtctggcaaaattgagGTGCTGACAGTAAGCGTCCTGTGCTGGTTTCCACACGTGCTGTCagacgggagttgccacaaagatattgcctaactatttcaatgtctgatttttcACTATTTTTGCAGTGATATTGTTCAATAATGTGTAGTGtgctatatttatataataaaatgtgtggtgtgcatattagtgattcaattatgattataaaacaataaaccaatagttttgctattattacactatatacacatgcaCATTATATatgagtatctgcatgttttgttcacaaaGTCATGTCATGTGCATCTACCATTCTGAGTGCCAGGTTCCTGTGACATTGAGTACTTCAGTATTCAGAATGCTGAGAAAAAATATGGCATCAAATAATATTGCTTGGGTTGCATATGATAATTTAGTATCAAATAAGAAGCAGTAAATATTTATTTTGGGGTTTTTAATTAATGTACTGTATAATGGTAGAATTAAGATTTGTCCTGTTGTACAACAAAACTTCAAGGTTCCATTCTAAATATTTATCTTTTCTGAATTTCAGCAGCCATGGAGGAGCTACTGTCGTTAAAGTGGAACAACCATCGCACCACTTTCATTCATATTTTGGGGGTTCTCAGGGATAAGGTAAATAAATGTTATTGTTGGTCTAATAAAATATTATGTATGGTTTTTTCATGGTTTTTGTAATTGTTATTTATATACTATTTATTTGTtttgtgttttatatatgtatgtatattttttaTTGTGAAATTAATATCTGGAACTTTATGAAATTTATTTGAAATCAGTTCTTTTTATCTCTTAACAGAAAAATCTTTCTTTTCCAGCAAGCGTATACGGATGTCACTCTGGCATGTGATGGCAAATTCTACAGTGTGCACAAGTTGGTGCTTTCAACGTGTAGTGATTACTTCTGTGCCATGTTTGACAAGACTGCTTGCAAGAGCCCTGTTATAGTGTTAAAAGATATTAAGTGTGAGGACCTAGAGGCCTTGCTAGATTATATGTACCTTGGTGAAGTGAATGTGCGACAAAGTGACTTAGCTTCTTTAATTAAGGCAGCAGAAAATTTGAGAATTAAAGGCCTTGCAGTACCTGATGATGAACCTCCAAATAAGGGCATGGGGGTAGCACCTCCACGGACAGAACCTGTTAGGAGAGATGGAGGAAGTGGTAGTCCACCAACAAAGAGAAAACGAAGAGATGAAGGCGAAGATGGCAGGGAAGATGTTAGACCGCCTCCGGCTCCACCTTCATCAGGTGGCTTGCATACACCCCCACCTGCATCTAGACCAAAGAGCCCTGTTAGCCAGCGGCTGAGCCCTTCACCTCATAGAACCTCTCAGGAGTCACCTGTAGCTGAAGACCGCACTAGCCGTCCCCTTTCTTCTCCAGCAGAACCCCCTCCAGCATCACGGGCATCTTCACAACCCCCTGCTCAGTCTGCATCTTCTCAACCCCCTATTAATCAGTACACCGATGACACTCCATCTTTTGTAAAGGTGGAGATGGAGGAAGAGCGTCCTGATGATATGCATGGGGATTCGTATGATTTAAGTGCAGATGGCTATAAAGAAGAAGGGGATGATTCGGGGAGTGGAATGAACAATGATTTACCCGAGTTCCTACAAGCAGCTGCCTCTGGAGCCTTAGGCAGTGGTGCTGCATCTTATGCCCATCACTCCTTTGCTGGCCCTTCTGGCTATCAGCCGGTAAGTCTAGTttagtttttatatttttttaatgttgAATATGGGTGTTGTGTGCATAGTTATTTAATGTATGGTTTTATcagtgtaaatatttattgtgttAACTCTTGTTTCATGATAGGGGgatctggctggctggcagggtgATGGCTCATCTTTAGGGTTTCCAGCTCATCTAAACTTCAGCACCTCAGACAGTTCTAGTCAACAGAATGCACCCGGGGTAAGTGTTATACTAGTCACAGTCTATTCTCATGACCACCCACCAGCCAGTAGTATATTATGATTAATGCAGTTGGAAGTGAAAGTATTATTTGAAAATAAGTTGCAGGTTTGCTGTATGATGCTTGAATTTGATGCTTGTGATTTAATTTTATCATTATGAATCTACAGAGGACTAAGTGTAAGGTATCTAGTATGTTCAGTTATCAAGAttagtacagtatttataattGGCATTTAAATCTTTGTTATATGAGTGGAGTTTTTACGCTATTCCTGTAGCTCTTGGTACACTGGTGCCTCAAATTTTGTTAATGACACATTGGGTTAAACCCATATTAATATGCATTGGGCATTAATTCCTACATTTGGTACCTGTGGGTAATTTTACCTAAGTTTGCAAGTGATTTTTTTTAGAAGAGCTCTTACCTACTGCTCTAAAACTTTTATTCCTCTCTTATGGCAGAGATTCATATTTGAATTATGCTTGAAATACGTAAAAAATTAGAATGTTAACTGAATAATGTACACTGCAAGAGATGAGCACTGACAAATGATGAATTTTGAGTTTAATAGCTTTCACAATGAACCTATTAGAAATTTTGTCTAGACTTAACACTTAACTTCGGTTTACTTGTGTTAACATAAAGTAACGTTGTTACTTGCTAAATGCCATAAAAGTTACTCGGAAATGACTATAATAGATTTTCATATGAAAATATAGCTATTAAATGGACAAAAGGTTTATACAGTAGTAGCAAGTAAAAGATTTATGCTGAGGTTGGAGATGGACTTCCTACCTGCCATTTCAATGATGGGACAATTGGTATTTAAGTTTGACAAATGTTAGACCTGAACATGTCATGATATAGGTGACCATGAAAATCATGAAAGATTAGATTTGCGTGTGTAGTTTGTATTTTAAGTGTTTTAGGAATTCACAGTCCTCCAAGGTTGAATGATTGTCATGGTGCAGCAAAGTATAGCCTATTGGCAttagtaataatataattatatattgtcACAAGGTTGCTGATCATGATATTTACTGGCTGTGTGTGGTTCATGACAGATGTTTCCTCACCAATCGAGACACTAGAGACCAGACATATCAGTAGAAATATTTTTGGATATAAATTATATATCACATGCTTTCTTTTAAGGGTATATGCAAAATGAGTGCTTGTTATTAGGCACACAGCAAGGTACTGCTTGTTGAAGGTTGCATTATAGGACTGGGATGTTGGGAATCTCCACGGAACTGTTAGTTTTAAGACATAGCTGAAAGAAGACAGATGAGGGTAAGTGGTTTGATTCTGTGAATTGTCTGGCTTCTAGTGCCATGACAAAATATGAAACTTAAATATGGATAGTCCAATGAGCAATGTGCTAATCTTCTTGGTGAGGCTTCATCTTAAAGAGATCAGTAATCTCATTAAAGTTTATAATAAAATCTGTATTAAACACAGCTCCCTTTATAATCATGTGACAATTTTTATGTGGCTaagtgttattcccagattgaatAATGTTATATTATCAATTCTCTTGAAATCTAAGATAGTCACTGTACTCTTGCAGTTGAAAGTGGTTGTTTACACATGTGCTTTTGTGtttttgttgatttttttttaacgACATAAGGATAATTTGGATTGCTTTGGGCATGACAACTATGTAGTTGAAATTAATCTTCTTCCTTCTTACTAGAATCCATATATCACTGCAgttcatattatttataacaagctGATTTGAAAGAATTAAGAAAACTTGAACACTACTGTACTTTCTTGCATTAGCTATTTTAACAAGTATTTTGTTGGGTTATCGTTGTTCTATCCAAATCTTTCAGTAGCATGAATTTTGCTACGAGTTATTGAATTTTTGTGGCTCTGGTAATTTTTACTTCATAATAAAGTATTGTCAAATTGGGCATTAAGTGACAGCTTCAGGTTCGGTACATAAGTTATTAAACAAAAATAGTGTCTAGTTGTTCTAGAGGCATAATGTAAAGGTTACCTTAATTTCGTAATTGAGGAATGGGTTAAAAATTTGAATAATAGGCTGCCTAGTGGGTTGTCTTGTTAATTGAATTGTGTAGGATAAATTTTCTGAATTGGTTTATAGAAGTATTCCTgactagttttttttttattttatgaagTATAGATCGTAGCTTATTTGTTTCCGATAATGATATGGAACGTTTTCACATGACAAAGTTGGGTTTTtagtatttttttaattttaataatGTTTAGCTAAATGCTTTTTGTAATGTGCTTGAATACTAACTATAGTTTGATTAAAGTCATTTTGGGTTTGTCTTGCTACCCGGTAATGTGCTAGCTACAGGGCTTTGTTTTATATGCACATTTAGTTAATAGGCAAACTTTTGAAAGGGCAGGTATTGTATCATGTATACGAGGGAGCTGTGATCTTTCATGATTCAACTACGATGCTCATAACAGTTTACTGATCTCAATATTTTAGTCACAGATAATGTGTTGTGTCCAGAGCTATGCCATTGCGATTGAATTAAGTGAGCTGTTAACTATTGAAATAGCATTTGTGTAAATAAACTATGCCAGGCACAACACTTTATTATGTTTATACTGTATTTGTAGAATaatgtgtgtatgcatgtgtgtgtacataGGAATGTTGGATATATAATCaaactaaatatttatatatatgtatatatatatatatttgtgagtgtgtgtttgtttgtgtgtgtgtaaactgtgTTTTACCCCAGTTAGTGTCATTTCGATTTTCCATCATCAGAAACAAAATTTAACACCAGAAAGGCAGTGTGTCCTATAACCCCCACCCCAATATAAGATAAAGAAAACTCTGTGGAAGCCTTTGGCACTTAAAGAAAATGAAGTACAGTGTATAAGGGCTAACTTAAATAATGTCAACAAACACTAATTATACTGTACTAAAAAATTAACTTTTTGTTTACTGAAAATAGTAGcataaaatacagtactgtatattaaaaTTATAATGCAATACTGAATAATATAATACAACTTACGGCTATGTAGACAAATAATCAAGTGAATGTAGCTGCTCGAGAAAAATGAATCTCTCCAGCTAATCGTGGACATAAACAAGGAAGTTCTAAACTTGATATTATTAGTAAAAATTCCCTCGGAGAAGAAGGAATGGGAGGTAAAATACCTATAACATGTAGTAATTCTAATAAGAGGCCAAAGAAACAAAGGAAGACAATATAGTTAGAAACAAAGCTAAAAGTGCTAGGTAGGTATGACAAGTGAGTGAGCAAAAAATGACTAGCTAATATCTTTTCCCATTACTTTATGAATTTAACTTACTTAACATAAAAGGACAATGAGGTTTTTGGTTTCATTTACTGGCATATCATTTTCTACTTAAGGGTTTTCAGGAAACTAATCCTGAACTTAAAGttcacctgtatatatatatataatattatatactatatttactgtatgtgtatatatatataatatatgggtgtatgtatgtatatgtatacacatgtatatatgtgtgtgtatatgtatgtacacaccagaaggaatacagaattttatgaacatgtttgtagatgatgctaagatactggggaagataggcaacgcagatgattgtaatgcccttcaagttGATTTAGATAAAATAGGTGCTTGGAATGacatgtggcaaatggaattcaatgtgaataaatgccgtgttatggaatgtggaatctgaGAAAATAGATCTCGCAACTTACAAATTGTGGTAAGGAATTAAAAAACTGTAATAAAGAACGAGATCTTGGGGATGGTTTTAGATAGTAAACTagtcaccagaggcacacacacaaAGATCATTGTAAGAGGAAAGTATGCATTGCTTTCCATCTCCAGACTTACTTTTAACTACAgggatggtgaaatattaaaaCTTCATGACTTGTGAGatcaaattggaatatgcagcagttgtaaggtgcccaaatctcaagaagcaaatcaataaactggaaaaggtgcaaaggcttgctataaaatggcttccagaactga
The DNA window shown above is from Procambarus clarkii isolate CNS0578487 chromosome 82, FALCON_Pclarkii_2.0, whole genome shotgun sequence and carries:
- the LOC123764388 gene encoding longitudinals lacking protein, isoforms H/M/V isoform X28; this encodes MVVERWSGPAAMEELLSLKWNNHRTTFIHILGVLRDKQAYTDVTLACDGKFYSVHKLVLSTCSDYFCAMFDKTACKSPVIVLKDIKCEDLEALLDYMYLGEVNVRQSDLASLIKAAENLRIKGLAVPDDEPPNKGMGVAPPRTEPVRRDGGSGSPPTKRKRRDEGEDGREDVRPPPAPPSSGGLHTPPPASRPKSPVSQRLSPSPHRTSQESPVAEDRTSRPLSSPAEPPPASRASSQPPAQSASSQPPINQYTDDTPSFVKVEMEEERPDDMHGDSYDLSADGYKEEGDDSGSGMNNDLPEFLQAAASGALGSGAASYAHHSFAGPSGYQPGDLAGWQGDGSSLGFPAHLNFSTSDSSSQQNAPGAVGGANSEGLFVQCAACGKKCYGRNRKQNMVHHMATHSRERPVICPHCPYRAASESQLYRHITMLHLNTSRPLSKNS
- the LOC123764388 gene encoding longitudinals lacking protein, isoforms H/M/V isoform X10, producing the protein MVVERWSGPAAMEELLSLKWNNHRTTFIHILGVLRDKQAYTDVTLACDGKFYSVHKLVLSTCSDYFCAMFDKTACKSPVIVLKDIKCEDLEALLDYMYLGEVNVRQSDLASLIKAAENLRIKGLAVPDDEPPNKGMGVAPPRTEPVRRDGGSGSPPTKRKRRDEGEDGREDVRPPPAPPSSGGLHTPPPASRPKSPVSQRLSPSPHRTSQESPVAEDRTSRPLSSPAEPPPASRASSQPPAQSASSQPPINQYTDDTPSFVKVEMEEERPDDMHGDSYDLSADGYKEEGDDSGSGMNNDLPEFLQAAASGALGSGAASYAHHSFAGPSGYQPGDLAGWQGDGSSLGFPAHLNFSTSDSSSQQNAPGAALLEVEAVLADEDDDEMASEEVAVDGGEDLVGGGSCVISGAMAASSCQVCGKVFQGTKRKYRLERHMAIHTGEKPYSCPMCDYRANQKEHLSRHIRNLHRLQTSQVHSSAHHAHAAAT
- the LOC123764388 gene encoding longitudinals lacking protein, isoforms H/M/V isoform X26; translation: MVVERWSGPAAMEELLSLKWNNHRTTFIHILGVLRDKQAYTDVTLACDGKFYSVHKLVLSTCSDYFCAMFDKTACKSPVIVLKDIKCEDLEALLDYMYLGEVNVRQSDLASLIKAAENLRIKGLAVPDDEPPNKGMGVAPPRTEPVRRDGGSGSPPTKRKRRDEGEDGREDVRPPPAPPSSGGLHTPPPASRPKSPVSQRLSPSPHRTSQESPVAEDRTSRPLSSPAEPPPASRASSQPPAQSASSQPPINQYTDDTPSFVKVEMEEERPDDMHGDSYDLSADGYKEEGDDSGSGMNNDLPEFLQAAASGALGSGAASYAHHSFAGPSGYQPGDLAGWQGDGSSLGFPAHLNFSTSDSSSQQNAPGGAAAVHLVGVSPRRLLAISRRHPCPQCTRTFNSLRDLNRHFLTHTGEKPFQCPHCPHRANRKGNLKTHIRALHPDIIV
- the LOC123764388 gene encoding longitudinals lacking protein, isoforms H/M/V isoform X23, producing MVVERWSGPAAMEELLSLKWNNHRTTFIHILGVLRDKQAYTDVTLACDGKFYSVHKLVLSTCSDYFCAMFDKTACKSPVIVLKDIKCEDLEALLDYMYLGEVNVRQSDLASLIKAAENLRIKGLAVPDDEPPNKGMGVAPPRTEPVRRDGGSGSPPTKRKRRDEGEDGREDVRPPPAPPSSGGLHTPPPASRPKSPVSQRLSPSPHRTSQESPVAEDRTSRPLSSPAEPPPASRASSQPPAQSASSQPPINQYTDDTPSFVKVEMEEERPDDMHGDSYDLSADGYKEEGDDSGSGMNNDLPEFLQAAASGALGSGAASYAHHSFAGPSGYQPGDLAGWQGDGSSLGFPAHLNFSTSDSSSQQNAPGIAMNDLLSGQQLLQVPQQKQLKEAQCHICGYKFRWEWLLRRHMRTHTGEKPFFCPYCPYRANRKEMVRSHIFHRHQKQHALQGQQQ